The Polaribacter sp. KT25b genome contains the following window.
TGCTTTTTCTAATTTCTTCGTACATTTCTTTCGTAATTTTCTTTTTAATTAAACTACGTAAGTTTTTACTTTCACCAAAAGTTTTTCTTCCGTTTAAAAAATTCCATAATGTATTTAAGTGTCTAATACTTATTACTTTTTCGCCGGCAACTTTTTTAATTTTAAAAGGATTATTACTAAAAATAGTTTTTTGATTAACATTGGTATATAATTGCTTTAGTTCATCTAATTTACCTAAAGCTAAATGAGAAACCATTAAACTACCTGTAGATGTACCAATAAACAAATCATAATCTCTGTTTTCTTTTTTCATTAAATATTGCGCAACACCACCTGCAAATGCTCCTTTGCTTCCTCCACCAGAAATTACCAATGCTTTTTTCATAAAAATCTTTTTATCTTTGAAATATAACTTTTTAAAAATACAATATGCAATTAAAATTGACAACCTATTTTTAAATCCTTTTTATATTATTTAAAAGAACTATACAAATTATATAAAAAACAAAATTACAGTTACTAATTATTTAACTAATAATTAAATTATTACAAACAGAAAGTAATTATAATGAGTTCATTAAAAAGTAATTTTAAAACTGATTTATAAATAAATAATTTTAAATAAAACGTATGAAAAAAATAACATTACTAATTTTAACTTTCACATTAATAGTTTCTTGCTATGAAAAATACATTCCTAGAAATATTGAAAATATTAAAATTCAAGAATTTAAAATGGACAATACAAGTATTAGAGCAATTGTAGCAATTGATGCAAACACTATGCATTATGCTGGTTCTAAAGCTGATGTTGGTTTTACTTCGGATGCTGGCAAATCTTGGTCTACAAAACACATAACTTATCAAGATTCTATCATTCCGCATTTTAGAAGTTTAGCCAAAAATGGCGATGCTTTTTTTGCACTTTCAATTGCGAATCCTGCGTTGCTATATAAAATATCAAAAGAGAAAACCGAATTAGTGTATACAGAAAATCATGAAAAAGTATTTTATGATGCGCTTCAATTTTTTGATGATGGTTTACACGGAATTGCAGTTGGCGATCCAACAGAAGATTGTGCATCTGTTATTTTAACTGCTGATAGAGGAAATTCTTGGAGTAAAATTTCTTGTGATAATCTTCCAGAATTTGCTGATGATGAAGCTTTTTTTGCAGCAAGTAATACCAATATAAAAACGATTGGAAGCACAGTTTGGATTGCTTCTGGAGGAAAAAAAACTCGTATTTTAAAGTCTGATGATTTTGGAAAAACATGGCAAATTTTTGAAACTCCTATAATTCAAGGAAATGGCCCTCAAGGTATTTATTCTATTGATTTTTCTGATAAAAATAACGGAATTATTATTGGCGGAGATTATTCTAAACCAACAGAAAACAAGGCAAATAAGGCAATTACGAAAGATGGTGGAAAAACGTGGACTTTAGTTGCCGATAATCAAAATCCTAATTATAAAAGTTGTGTACAATATGTGCCTAATACAAACGGACAAGAAATTTTTGCGGTTGGTAAAACGGGTGTTTCTTTCTCTAATGATGCAGGAAATACTTGGGTAGAAGTTTCTAAAGATGATTATTATGCAATTCAGTTTGTTGATAAAAATACAGCTTGGTTAAGTGGAAATCAGAAAATAGGAAAACTAATTTTAGAGTAAAATAATTTTAAAAATTTAAATGAGTATTTATTTGTATAAATCCATAAAACCTGTGTCAAAAATTAGTTATAGTATTCTTTTAATAGCTTCACTCCTATTTTTATCTTGTTCAAAACAATCAGAAATTAGTAAAGATTTTAATTGTGAAACATCAGCATATAAAAATTTAGAAAAGGTTGAAGATGTAAAAAATTTATTCTCAATTGATTTACCAAAAGATTGGAAAATCAATTTATATCAAGATGAAGTGCAGTCCTCAATTTTTGCAGCAGACACTACAAAACAACTTACAGAATCTGTTTTATTAGATGTAACATTCATCAGAAATAAAATTAATTTTGATGATGCTTTTATCCTTCAGCAAGAACAAGAAAACTTAACAAAAGGCTTGATTAAAATAAAATCGAAAGAAATTACACTTTTAGAAAAACCATCAATTTATATAATCTATAAAGGAAAAAAAGGGAATTTTATGTATGAAACTTGTCATACTTTTATTAAAATTAATGCGCAAAGTTTTATCTTAGCAAAAACAGAAATCTATGGAGATTCATTAGTAAACGAAAGACTCTGTAATTCTTTTTCATTAATAGAAAATATTAAAATTCATCAATAAAAATGATTGATAAACAACACATTACAACACGTTTTATAAAATATGTTACGATTGATACAGAATCAGATCCTAACAATCCTGCTTTTCCAAGCACAAAAAAACAATGGGATTTAGCAAAAATTCTAGAAAAAGAACTCAAACAAATTGGCTTACAAGATGTTGAGTTAGATGAAAATTGTTACATCATGGCAACTTTGCCAAGTAATTTAAATTATGAAGTGCCAACAATTGGTTTTGTTGCGCATATTGATACAAGTCCAGATTTTACAGGAAAAAATGTAAATCCGCAGATTATAGAAAATTACGACGGAAAAGACATCGTTTTAAACAAAGAGAAAAACATTATTTTATCTCCTGATTATTTCGAAGATTTGTTGCAATATAAAGGTCAGACAATTATTACCACAGACGGAACAACGCTTTTAGGCGCAGATGATAAAGCTGGTGTTACAGAAATTGTTACTGCAATGGAATATCTAATTAAAAATCCAGAAATTAAACATGGAAAAATCAGAATTTGTTTTACTCCGGATGAAGAAGTTGGTAAAGGAGCACATTTATTTGATGTAGAAAAGTTTGGTGCAAAATGGGCTTACACCATGGATGGAAGTCAAATTGGCGAATTAGAATACGAAAATTTTAATGCTGCAAGTGCTAAAATTACAATTACTGGTAAAATTGTACATCCAGGATATGCAAAAGGAAAAATGATAAATTCAATATTAATTGCAAACGAATTTATTTCGTCTCTACCTGTTACAGAAGTTCCAGAAAAAACAACAGATTATGAAGGTTTTTTCCATTTACATGACATTACCGGAAATGTAGAAGAAACTGTTTTAGAATATATTATTAGAGATCACGATTTCGATTTATTCGAAGAAAGAAAATACTTAATGCAAAGAATTGCGTTCGATTTTAATGAGCGTTTACAGCAAGATTTGGTTAAAGTAGAAATTAAAAATCAATATTTTAACATGAAGGAAAAAGTTACTCCGGTTATGTATATTGTAGATATTGTAGAGGAAGTTATGAAAGAAATTGGTATTACGCCTTTAATAAAACCAATTAGAGGTGGTACAGATGGTTCTCAACTTTCTTACAAAGGTTTGCCTTGCCCAAATATTTTTGCTGGCGGACATAATTTTCATGGACGATTTGAGTATGTTCCTGTAGAATCGATGATAAAAGCTACTGAAGTAATTGTAGGAATTGCACAAAAAGTTGCAAACAAATATAAGTCTTAAAAAAACTCAATTTTAGCAAGGGTTTTAAAAATCCTTGTTAAAATTGATCTGGATTTTTACCTTTTACATTGTGATAAAAAGCATAAAAAACTTTAAAATCTTTTTCTTTATCATCAGTTGTATAATAAGGTTCAGAAATTTTAACTTGCTTTTTTTCGAAATCTAAAGTTGCCATCACAATTGGCACATTTGCTCCTTTAGCAATATAATAAAAACCTGTTTTCCAAGCATCTACTTTTTTACGAGTTCCTTCTGGCGATAAACCAAGTCTAAATTCATCTTTAGAATTAAAAATATCAATAATTGCATCCACCAAATTATTACTTTGACTTCTATCAACAGGTGTGCCTCCTAAAGCTCTAAAAAAAAAGCCAAAAGGACCTTTAAAAAGAGAATTTTTGCCGATAAAATTTATCATCACTCCAGAAGCCATTCTAGATAAAATAGCAATAGGAAAATCTACCCAACTTGTATGCGGAGCAGCAATAACAACATATTTTTTTATATCTTTTGGAAAATCGTTTTCCAATTTCCAACCTAAAATGGTGTATAATATAAATTTTGCAATAGCTTTCATTGTCTGTTTTAAAAGTGATAAATTTAAGAACTTAAATTGACATGATGAACGAATTGATTATTTACTTATTAATAGCACTGGTATTTAGCTTTGTAGGATTTTTTATTGGTAAACTTTTAACCAAATTAAACCTAGAAAAAGAAAAAACCTTCATAGAAAAAGAGAAATCTACTTTAGAAGAACGCGTTGCATTATTGCAACAATCTAAAGATATGGTTGAAGATAATTATATTGAGCTTCAAAAAGAACTGAAAAATAATCAGCAAGAAAAAGAAAACTTAATAACTGTAAATACAAGGCAAGAATCAGAAAACAAAAATTTGCAACTAAAGTTGGATGAACATAAAAGCGAAGTAGAAAAATTACAACAAAAATTTACGAATGATTTTGAAGTGCTTGCTAATAAAATATTAGAAGAAAAATCGAATAAATTTACAGAACAAAACAAAGAAAATTTAAAAATTATTTTAAATCCGCTTCAAGAAAAAATAAAAGTTTTTGAAGATAAAGTAGATCAAACGCACAAAGAAAGTATCGATTATCATGCTGCTTTACGTCAGCAAATTATAGGTTTAAAAGAGATGAATTTGCAAATGAGCAAGGAAACTATCAACCTAACAAAAGCCTTAAAAGGCGATAACAAAACACAAGGAAATTGGGGCGAATTAGTTCTAGAAAGAGTTTTAGAAAAATCTGGTTTAGAGAAAGATAGAGAGTATTATGTGCAGCAAAGCTTTACCAATGAAGATGGTAAAAGAATTTTACCAGATATAGTAATTCATTTGCCAGATAATAAAAAAATGATAGTAGATTCTAAAGTTTCTTTAACTGCTTATGAGCAATATGTAAATGAAGATGATGAAACTTTAAAAGCACAATTTTTAAAAGAACATGTTGCTTCTTTAAAACGACATGTAGACCAATTATCAGAAAAAAAATATGAAGATATTTATAAAATAGCATCTCCAGATTTTGTGTTGCTTTTTATACCAATTGAACCCGCATTTGCAGTTGCTATAAATGCTGATACTCATTTATACAACGAAGCTTTCGAAAAAAACATTGTTATTGTTACTCCAACGACTTTATTGGCTACTTTACGTACAATTGATTCTATGTGGACGAACGAAAAGCAACAAAAAAATGCAATTGAAATTGCGAGACAAGCTGGTGCTTTATATGATAAGTTTCAAAGCCTTTTAACTGATTTAGTTACTATTGGAAAACGAATTGATGATAGTAAAAAAGAATACTCTAATGCAATGAATAAACTTTTTGATGGTAGAGGAAACTTAATAAATAGCGTTGAAAAATTAAAAAAGATGGGCGCAAAAGCTAAAAAGGCTATTCCAGAAAATATTATAAAAAGAGCTAAAGAAATTGAGTAAACTTAGGCTGTGAAAATTTGGAAAAAAGTTTAATTTTTCTTATATTTAAATGAATCTTAAAACCAATATTATGAAAAAAGACGATAAAAATCTATATGACAAAGATGTAATTACTGGAGGTGTTACTAAGAATGTTGTTGGTGAACAGACTATTCAAACCCATAAAACTAAAGTTTTAAAAAATAATGAACATGAAGTTTTAATAGGAGAAGATATTGAAGACGTAAAAAAAGTTAAAGAAGAATTTGAGTCATTACAAAGAAAAATTCTTAATAAACTTATGAAATAGTTTATATAAACAATAAGAACTTTAAGTTCTGTTCACAATAAAAAAGCATCAAGGTTTAACTTGATGCTTTTTCGTTTTAACCTGTATCAAATAAAATTTATAATTACAATTCTTCTGATTTATTTAGCCTCTTCTTGTTCCAATCCAAACAGTGTCTTTAGGAATATAATACGTAATTTTACCATCTTTATCTGTGTAAGTTCTCAATTTTTGTTTTAATTTTCGTTTATACCATTTTTGAAAATTATAATATTCTTCAATTGTATAATATTCATCTTCAGTCATTTTTAAATCTTCACTGGTAAAGTAATTATCATCTTTGGCATAAAGCCAATTAAAAGTATCTAACTCCGTTTTTAAATTTCCATAATTTTGAGTTGGCATTTTTTTTTGATTTTCTGGACGATAAAAAGTAATATCATAAAAGTTTAAAAAACCATCAATTGCACAAACTACTTGCGAATAGGCTATATTGGGTTCGTACAACCAAATTGCTAAATAATAAGGTTTATCCAACGTTTTTAATTGTGTTTCCCAACTATTAAAAATAGCAAGTAAACTTTCTAAAATTAGTTTTCGAGATTTTCTTTTTGGAACCGGAATTGGTTTTCCTGATATTGAAGTATCACTAAAAGGACGAACCCAAACTTTTTCATAGTTTCTTTGATATTCTTCTAAATCTTTTAAATCTAGTTTTAAACTGCTATTTTTCCAATTTTCTATATTTTTGAAAATACGTTTGTGTCCTCTTAACTTTTTAGTTTTCATTTTTCTTACTTTATTTTAAATAACCAATTTTTAAATTCTTCTTATTATCAGATTAATCTGTATATAAAATATTTAAAGTTGTTTTTTTATTTAACCATGTTTTATGCTTATTATTGGCTGTTTGAGCAAAAGAAACGTTGCATAAAAATATCAGAAATAAAAATATAGCGATTTTTAATACAGTTATTCTAATATTAAATTTACAAACCATTTTATATACTTTATACATCTTGAATACTAAAAATCTTTCTTTTTCTAAGAGTTCTTCACTCTTATTTCTGTTGTAAAGAAGTTATGTATTCTTTTGTTTTTTCTGATAAAATAATAGCGTCATGTTCATAATCTGAAGTCCATTGAAATAGATACACATTATAACCATCAAAACACTCAATAGGATTTAATTCAAATGCTTTTAGCGTCATTAAAAAGCGTTCCATTCCTCCATAAGGATAATTTCCTGTAGAGAATTTTACAATTACTTCGTTTTCTTTTTGTTTTTCTAAAGCATCTAAATCAACTTCAAAACCATATTCTAAATAATTAAAAAAAGATAAAATATCTGCTCTTACCAAAATACTTTTGCTTTTATCGTACGAAAAATAATTGCGTAAAAACTCTTGAGCGTAAACAGGAAATAACTGATTAAAAAGTTCAATTTTAGGTTTATCTTCATCCATAAAATGGTCAATTTCTTCATCAGTAGCAGTTTCCCAATCTATTGTTTTTTCTTCTTCTTGATAACCTGGTTTTCTAACAGCACACATATGATTATATACTTCTTTAAAAGCTATAAATTTTTCTTGTGATTTTATTGCGAATTTAATGTAGAGCATATCTAATTAATCAATTTAAGTTGATGCATTTTAATTTTTATTTTATTTTTTTTAGCATCAATAAAAGCATATTCTGTGAAACAAATTTCGTTTTCATTTTCATCTAAAATATTAACATCTCTAAACCCAAGTTCTAATTTTGGATTTTGATATCTTTTAGAAAAATGAGCCATTAAAACTTCAAAAATATATTCATGATTTTCTTCAAAAAAATGAATTGCATTTATTTGAGCATCATTCATGCTATGTAAATAACTAACGCTAATACTATCAGCATATAAATTACAATAGCCATCAGTTTCCTTGTTTACAAACACTTCATTACCGTCGTCATTTACTTTTCTAAAACCTAATGTTGATGACACATATATATAATCATCATAATCTCTTGTTTGCATATTTTATTTTATTGCTTTGTAAACTTTGATCTTATTTTATATGATTAATTATGAAGTTTAATTATTACTTTTCAAAAAAAAAAAATCTTTATTTTATGATTTAATCTACTTTAATATCATCCTCTTCAAGCGTTAATTTAAAAATATTAGATTCTTTTAATCTTTCTTTATAAACTAATTTATATGTTTT
Protein-coding sequences here:
- the pepT gene encoding peptidase T, with the protein product MIDKQHITTRFIKYVTIDTESDPNNPAFPSTKKQWDLAKILEKELKQIGLQDVELDENCYIMATLPSNLNYEVPTIGFVAHIDTSPDFTGKNVNPQIIENYDGKDIVLNKEKNIILSPDYFEDLLQYKGQTIITTDGTTLLGADDKAGVTEIVTAMEYLIKNPEIKHGKIRICFTPDEEVGKGAHLFDVEKFGAKWAYTMDGSQIGELEYENFNAASAKITITGKIVHPGYAKGKMINSILIANEFISSLPVTEVPEKTTDYEGFFHLHDITGNVEETVLEYIIRDHDFDLFEERKYLMQRIAFDFNERLQQDLVKVEIKNQYFNMKEKVTPVMYIVDIVEEVMKEIGITPLIKPIRGGTDGSQLSYKGLPCPNIFAGGHNFHGRFEYVPVESMIKATEVIVGIAQKVANKYKS
- a CDS encoding exo-alpha-sialidase, encoding MKKITLLILTFTLIVSCYEKYIPRNIENIKIQEFKMDNTSIRAIVAIDANTMHYAGSKADVGFTSDAGKSWSTKHITYQDSIIPHFRSLAKNGDAFFALSIANPALLYKISKEKTELVYTENHEKVFYDALQFFDDGLHGIAVGDPTEDCASVILTADRGNSWSKISCDNLPEFADDEAFFAASNTNIKTIGSTVWIASGGKKTRILKSDDFGKTWQIFETPIIQGNGPQGIYSIDFSDKNNGIIIGGDYSKPTENKANKAITKDGGKTWTLVADNQNPNYKSCVQYVPNTNGQEIFAVGKTGVSFSNDAGNTWVEVSKDDYYAIQFVDKNTAWLSGNQKIGKLILE
- the rmuC gene encoding DNA recombination protein RmuC is translated as MNELIIYLLIALVFSFVGFFIGKLLTKLNLEKEKTFIEKEKSTLEERVALLQQSKDMVEDNYIELQKELKNNQQEKENLITVNTRQESENKNLQLKLDEHKSEVEKLQQKFTNDFEVLANKILEEKSNKFTEQNKENLKIILNPLQEKIKVFEDKVDQTHKESIDYHAALRQQIIGLKEMNLQMSKETINLTKALKGDNKTQGNWGELVLERVLEKSGLEKDREYYVQQSFTNEDGKRILPDIVIHLPDNKKMIVDSKVSLTAYEQYVNEDDETLKAQFLKEHVASLKRHVDQLSEKKYEDIYKIASPDFVLLFIPIEPAFAVAINADTHLYNEAFEKNIVIVTPTTLLATLRTIDSMWTNEKQQKNAIEIARQAGALYDKFQSLLTDLVTIGKRIDDSKKEYSNAMNKLFDGRGNLINSVEKLKKMGAKAKKAIPENIIKRAKEIE
- a CDS encoding 1-acyl-sn-glycerol-3-phosphate acyltransferase, producing the protein MKAIAKFILYTILGWKLENDFPKDIKKYVVIAAPHTSWVDFPIAILSRMASGVMINFIGKNSLFKGPFGFFFRALGGTPVDRSQSNNLVDAIIDIFNSKDEFRLGLSPEGTRKKVDAWKTGFYYIAKGANVPIVMATLDFEKKQVKISEPYYTTDDKEKDFKVFYAFYHNVKGKNPDQF